The Streptomyces camelliae genome window below encodes:
- a CDS encoding YihY/virulence factor BrkB family protein, producing the protein MQPASEPPERPPGRLHRARALYRNVSKRRTAWLLLKDTVNSCMEYRILGLAAEAAFFTLLSVPPLLLCLIGLLAYVDTWTGAHTIQSLETNILDASRTVLSDKGVKEIAEPILHDVLKTRPDVISIGFVFALWSGSRAVNVFIDTITVMYGLDGVRGIVKTRVMSFLLFIVALLIGSVALPLMVAGPDAVVRVVPWSATVVQVLYWPVVMVLSIAFLTTLYHVSVPVRSPWIEDVPGALVALAMWVFGSFLLRIYLVHTIEGATIYGSLAASVAVLLWIGVSAFAVLVGAAVNAAIDRVWPAAATAAAREANERMREAQVAEYVAWAAASREADPDDPDMPSEFPERWSRFLPPEDVTARLRTHAKNPHHHPHAHNGTGDTHKNPHGGTPPQGQ; encoded by the coding sequence GTGCAGCCAGCAAGTGAACCCCCCGAGCGGCCCCCCGGCCGTCTCCACCGGGCCAGAGCCCTCTACCGGAACGTCTCCAAGCGCAGGACGGCCTGGCTGCTGCTCAAGGACACCGTCAACTCCTGCATGGAGTACCGCATCCTGGGCCTGGCCGCCGAGGCGGCGTTCTTCACGCTGCTGTCCGTGCCGCCCCTGCTGCTCTGTCTCATCGGGCTGCTCGCCTACGTCGACACCTGGACCGGCGCCCACACCATCCAGAGCCTGGAGACCAACATCCTCGACGCCTCGCGGACGGTCCTGTCCGACAAGGGCGTGAAGGAGATCGCCGAGCCGATCCTGCACGACGTGCTGAAGACCCGGCCCGACGTCATCTCCATCGGGTTCGTCTTCGCGCTGTGGTCGGGATCGCGCGCGGTGAACGTCTTCATCGACACCATCACCGTCATGTACGGCCTCGACGGCGTCCGCGGCATCGTCAAGACGAGGGTGATGTCGTTCCTGCTCTTCATCGTCGCCCTGCTGATCGGCTCGGTGGCGCTGCCGCTGATGGTGGCGGGCCCGGACGCGGTGGTACGGGTGGTGCCCTGGTCGGCGACGGTCGTGCAGGTCCTGTACTGGCCGGTCGTCATGGTCCTGTCCATCGCCTTCCTGACGACCCTGTACCACGTGTCCGTGCCGGTCCGCTCCCCGTGGATCGAGGACGTCCCCGGCGCCCTCGTCGCGCTGGCCATGTGGGTCTTCGGCAGTTTCCTGCTGCGGATCTACCTCGTGCACACCATCGAGGGCGCCACGATCTACGGCTCCCTGGCCGCCTCCGTCGCGGTCCTGCTGTGGATCGGCGTGTCGGCCTTCGCGGTCCTGGTCGGCGCGGCCGTGAACGCGGCCATCGACCGGGTCTGGCCCGCCGCCGCCACGGCCGCCGCCCGCGAGGCGAACGAGCGGATGCGTGAGGCGCAGGTCGCCGAGTACGTCGCCTGGGCGGCGGCGTCCCGCGAGGCCGACCCCGACGACCCGGACATGCCCTCAGAATTCCCTGAGCGCTGGTCCCGCTTCCTGCCCCCGGAGGACGTCACGGCCCGCCTGCGCACCCACGCCAAGAACCCGCACCACCACCCTCACGCCCACAACGGCACCGGGGACACACACAAGAATCCTCACGGGGGCACACCGCCGCAGGGCCAGTGA
- a CDS encoding VC0807 family protein — protein MTETETGAETGTGAETETGAETGAEAGTGARNGGLGHGPLLGIAADILLPLLVYYAARVLGAHQGPALLLSGAPPALRLLYGALRHRRIDGVDLFFTVLLAGAALASLIGGGPRVLLFKDAALSLVVGTWVAGTGFTRRPLAFQLGQRLHRGPAARARAGLWRDSAEFRRALRALTLAWGAEQLLDGGLGTLAAATLPSDTVPLLTRVVSLSLLVLTAAATAGYARRFRTRHGLPLLGTPGTEHADRTNGTLFLSFPSFPSAPAPAATLVTADPGIRTLLPPGSPARRPG, from the coding sequence ATGACGGAGACGGAGACCGGGGCGGAAACGGGCACGGGGGCGGAAACGGAAACCGGGGCGGAGACCGGGGCGGAGGCGGGCACGGGAGCGAGGAACGGTGGGCTGGGCCACGGCCCGCTGCTCGGGATCGCCGCCGACATCCTCCTGCCGCTCCTCGTCTACTACGCCGCCCGCGTACTCGGCGCGCACCAGGGACCGGCGCTCCTGCTCAGCGGGGCGCCTCCCGCTCTGCGGCTGCTGTACGGCGCGCTGCGGCACCGCAGGATCGACGGCGTGGACCTGTTCTTCACGGTGCTGCTGGCCGGCGCCGCGCTGGCGTCCCTGATCGGCGGCGGTCCCCGTGTCCTGCTGTTCAAGGACGCGGCGCTGTCCCTCGTGGTCGGCACCTGGGTGGCCGGCACCGGGTTCACTCGCAGGCCGTTGGCCTTCCAGCTGGGGCAGCGGCTGCACCGGGGGCCGGCCGCCCGGGCGCGCGCCGGGCTCTGGCGGGACTCCGCCGAGTTCCGCCGGGCCCTGCGCGCCCTCACCCTGGCCTGGGGCGCCGAGCAACTGCTCGACGGCGGCCTCGGCACACTCGCCGCGGCCACACTGCCGTCCGACACCGTGCCGCTGCTCACCCGCGTCGTGTCCCTGTCCCTGCTCGTCCTGACGGCCGCGGCCACCGCCGGGTACGCCCGCCGCTTCCGCACCCGCCACGGCCTCCCGTTGCTCGGCACCCCCGGCACGGAGCACGCCGACCGCACGAACGGCACCCTGTTCCTGTCCTTCCCCTCTTTCCCGTCCGCTCCGGCGCCCGCTGCGACCCTGGTGACGGCGGACCCCGGCATACGCACCCTGCTGCCGCCGGGTTCTCCGGCCCGGCGTCCGGGCTGA
- a CDS encoding acyl-CoA dehydrogenase family protein translates to MAGTSTHTVTNQPPPLVGYDLFTADRALVAAVERYTDPDVLDEVRAELSVLGRSSGSAQVQEWGAQANEHPPRLRTHDRYGHRIDEVDFDPAWHRLLGKGVGAGLTGAWTRPAGHVRRAAGFLIWTQVEAGNCCPLSMTHAAVPALRTDPELAAAWEPLLTSTVYDRELRPAARKAGALMGMAMTEKQGGSDVRANTTEARPLAESGTYALTGHKWFCSAPMSDAFLVLAQAPGGLTCFLVPRVLADGTRNVFLLQRLKDKLGNRSNASAEVEFAGTWARRVGEEGRGVRTIIEMVAATRLDCALGSAGLMRQAVAQAVHHCAHREAFGARLIDQPLMRNVLADLALESEAATALTLRLAAAYDEGGEQERAFLRLAVPAAKYWITKRCAPVAVEAAECLGGNGYVEESGLPRLVRESPLNSVWEGAGNVQALDVLRALQREPGALDACLTEIGRAHGADHRLDRAVKDLFTELADLNGIEARARRLVERLALVLQGSLLVRHAPPEVADAFCASRLGGDHGASFGTLPAGLDLESIVDRARPVL, encoded by the coding sequence ATGGCAGGCACCTCCACCCACACCGTGACGAACCAGCCGCCGCCCCTGGTCGGCTACGACCTGTTCACCGCCGACCGGGCCCTCGTGGCGGCCGTCGAGCGGTACACCGACCCGGACGTGCTGGACGAGGTGCGCGCGGAGCTGTCCGTGCTGGGACGCTCCTCGGGTTCGGCGCAGGTGCAGGAGTGGGGGGCGCAGGCGAACGAGCACCCGCCCCGGCTGCGCACCCACGACCGCTACGGCCACCGGATCGACGAGGTCGATTTCGACCCGGCCTGGCACCGGCTGCTCGGCAAGGGGGTCGGGGCGGGGCTGACCGGCGCCTGGACGCGGCCCGCCGGGCATGTGCGCCGGGCGGCCGGGTTCCTGATCTGGACCCAGGTCGAGGCGGGCAACTGCTGCCCGCTGTCGATGACCCACGCGGCCGTGCCCGCGCTGCGGACCGACCCGGAGCTGGCCGCCGCGTGGGAGCCGCTGCTGACGTCCACGGTGTACGACCGTGAGCTGCGGCCCGCCGCGCGGAAGGCCGGCGCCCTCATGGGCATGGCCATGACGGAGAAGCAGGGCGGCAGCGACGTACGGGCGAACACGACCGAGGCCCGGCCGCTGGCCGAGTCCGGGACGTACGCGCTGACCGGGCACAAGTGGTTCTGCTCGGCACCGATGTCCGACGCCTTCCTGGTGCTCGCCCAGGCCCCCGGCGGGCTCACCTGTTTCCTCGTGCCGCGGGTCCTCGCGGACGGCACCCGTAACGTGTTCCTGCTCCAGCGGCTCAAGGACAAGCTCGGCAACCGGTCCAACGCCTCCGCGGAGGTGGAGTTCGCCGGGACCTGGGCGCGCCGGGTCGGCGAGGAGGGGCGCGGGGTGCGGACCATCATCGAGATGGTCGCGGCGACCCGGCTGGACTGCGCGCTCGGCTCGGCGGGCCTGATGCGGCAGGCGGTGGCGCAGGCCGTGCACCACTGCGCGCACCGGGAGGCGTTCGGCGCACGGCTGATCGACCAGCCGCTGATGCGCAACGTCCTCGCCGACCTCGCCCTGGAGTCCGAGGCCGCGACCGCGCTCACGCTGCGGCTGGCCGCCGCGTACGACGAGGGCGGCGAGCAGGAGCGCGCCTTCCTGCGGCTCGCGGTGCCCGCCGCCAAGTACTGGATCACCAAGCGCTGCGCGCCCGTCGCGGTGGAGGCTGCGGAGTGCCTCGGCGGCAACGGCTACGTCGAGGAGTCCGGACTGCCCCGGCTGGTCCGGGAGTCGCCGCTGAACTCCGTCTGGGAGGGCGCCGGGAATGTCCAGGCGCTCGACGTGCTCCGGGCGCTGCAACGCGAGCCGGGCGCGCTGGACGCCTGCCTGACCGAGATCGGCCGCGCCCATGGCGCCGACCACCGCCTGGACCGGGCGGTGAAGGACCTGTTCACCGAGCTCGCCGACCTGAACGGCATCGAGGCCCGCGCCCGCCGCCTGGTGGAACGCCTCGCTCTGGTCCTGCAGGGCTCCCTCCTGGTCCGCCACGCCCCGCCGGAGGTGGCCGACGCCTTCTGCGCCTCCCGCCTGGGCGGCGACCACGGAGCGAGCTTCGGCACGCTGCCGGCGGGCCTGGACTTGGAGTCGATCGTGGACCGGGCACGCCCGGTGCTTTGA